GGCCGCGTGGTCGCTCGTGAGCCCGCTGCCGCTCCAGACGTGGTTTCTGGAGGTCGCGCCGGCGATCCTGGGCGGCGCGGCGATCGCCGTGGCGCACTTCCGCTTCGGCTTCGCGTTCACGCGGCTCGTGTGCGTCCTCCTCGCGGCGCACGCCGTGATCCTGATGGTCGGCGGCAAGTACACCTACGCCGCGAACCCGCTGTTCGAGTGGATCAAGGAGGCGCTCGGCCTCGCGCGCAACCACTACGACAGGCTCGGCCACTTCGCGCAGGGGTTCATCCCAGCGCTGGTCGTGCGGGAGATCCTGCTCCGCGCGTCGCCGCTCAAGCCGGGCAAGTGGCTCTTCTTCATCGTTGTGAGCATCTGCCTCGCGGTGAGCGCGTTCTACGAGCTCGTCGAGTGGTGGGTCGCGGTCGGGACGGGAGGCGACGCCCAGACGGCGATCGACTTCCTCGGCTCGCAGGGCGACGTCTGGGACGCGCAGTGGGACATGTGCATGTGCCTGGTGGGCGCGATCGCAGCGCAGCTCCTCCTGGGCCGCCTCCACGACAAAGCGATTACGAGGCGGCTCGGCGAGCGCCGGTAGCGCTACCACGCCCTCGGCTCGAACCCCGCTGAATTGAGGAACACCGCGTCGTCGCCCGCCTGGCCGATGACGAACAGCCCGGCGTTCGCGGCGAACTCGGCCTGTTTCTCCGGGATCACCATCGCCGCCATCGCCCCCAAGACCCGCGCGTCGGCGTAGCGCGGAAACAGCTCCTTGAAGATCGAGAGCCGCTCGAGGTGCTCCTCCACGTCGCGCTGCGACAGCTTCGACTTGACCTCGACCACGACGACATCGGAGTCGTTGACGACGAGCAGATCGACCTGCGCCTTTTTCCCGTTTCGCTCCGCCTCGAGGTCGCGGTGCGTCTCGCGGACATCGACACCGCGGTCGCGGAACAGCCGTACCAGCCCGGGCCGCACGACGCCCTCGACGAACTCGCCGAGGCGGTTGCCGAGCCCGCCGATCTGCCTGCCGAGATCGTTGATCCTCTTGTCGGTTTCCTTGAACAGCTGCTTGATGTCCTCGAACGAGACGGCGCTCTCCATCGCGATCCTCCTCCATGATCATACGACACCACCCCGTGCGGTGCATCAGGGATATCGGACGTTTCCTAGAAAGGTTGCCGGAAATCGACCGGGCCGCCTCAGTTTGCGCCGATGATCTTGAGGAACCCCTGGACGACGGCGGGGTCGAACTGCGAGCCGGACGACCTCCGGATCTCGGCGAGCGCGACCTCGGGGGAGAGCGCGTCGCGGTACGGGCGGCTCGACGTCATGGCGTCGTAGGTGTCCGCGACCGCGATGATCCGCGAGGCGAGCGGGATCTCCTCGGCGCGCCGGCGATCCGGGTAGCCGGTGCCGTCCCAACGCTCGTGGTGGTGGCGGACGTAGGTCTTGATCTCGCCCAGGAACTTGAGCGGCGTCAGGATCGAGTTGCCGTACGCCGGGTGCTGCTCGATGATGGCGCGCTCCTCCGGCGTGAGCTTCCGCGGGGCGAGGAGCACCTCGTCGCGGATGCCGATCTTGCCGATGTCGTGGAGCAGCGCCGCGTTGTAGATCGTGTCGACGTCGCTCGCCGGCAGGGAGAGCTCGGTCGCGATGTTCCGCGAGATGCCGGCCACCCGCTCCGAGTGGCCGCGCGTGTAGTCGTCGCGCGCCTCGAGCGCCTGCGCGAGCGACTTGAGCGTCTCGTAGTAGACCCGCTGCGTCGTCTCGAACAGTCGCGCGTTCTCGATGGCGATGGCGGCCTGCGAGGCCATCGTCTCGAGCATCTGGCGCTCGTCGTCGCCGAGCACCGCCTTGGCCTCGCGGACGAGCTCGAAGATGCCGATGGTGCGGTTGCCGATCGTCAGCGGGAGATCGACGACCGAGCGGATCCCCGAGCCCTCGGCCTGCCGCCCGGCCTCGGCGCGCGTCGAGAGTTCCTTGGTCTCGTCGTCGATGAGCCGGATCGCGCCGGCCGTGCACCCGACGATGCGCGAGGTCATCGCGAGGATCGAATGGAGCGTCGTGTCGAGATCGAGGCTCGCGGTGATCGCGCGCCCGGCCTCGTGCAGCGCGGTGAGCTGCTGGATCTGCGACTCGAGGTTCTCGTTCGCCTCGGCGATCTGGGCCGCGTAGTTCTCGAGCTCGTTGTTGAGCCGCTTCATCTCGGCGACGTTCTCGCCGAGCTGGCAGTTCGCCTCCTCGAGCCCCTTGATGAGCCGCGCGTTGTGGATCGAGATCGCCGCCTGCGACGCGAACGACTGGAACAGCTCGAGGTCGTTTTCGTCGAACGCGAACGGGCGCGGGCTCTCCGTGTCGAGGACGCCTATCACCTCGTCGAACAGCACGAGCGGGGCCGCCATCTCCGAGGCGCGCCGGTCCTGGCCCGGGACCGGGATGTAGTCCGGCGAGGCGGAGGTGTCGAGGACGAGCACCGGCTCTCCTTTCGAGGCCGCGCGCCCGGTGACCCCGCTGCCGAAAGGGACGCGCGTGCCGAGCGCGTCGCCGTAGCCGACCGCCGCGTGCAGCACGAGGTCGCCGGTCTCGGCCGGGTCCACGAGCAGGAGCGCGCACTGCGAGAGCGAGAGCGCCTCGCAGGCGTTCCGCAGGATCGCGTCGATCACCTCGTTGGGATCGTGGATGGTGTTCATGGCGCGCGACGCCTTGTTCAGGGCGTCGAGGCGCAGCCCGCGCAGCTCGAGATCGCGGATGAGCCGCGAGTTCTTGATCGCCGTCGCGGCCTGCGAGCCGAACACGCGGAAGAGCTGCAGGGCGTCCTCGTCGAAGGCGTTGGGCTCCATCGCCTCCGCGTCGATGATGCCGATGGTCTCGCCGTCGAGCACGAGCGGGACCGCCATCTCGCACCGCGCCCCCGGCGTGCCGGGGATGTAGTCGGTCCGCGCCGCGATGTCCGGGATGATGTCGGCCTTGCCGGTCACGAACATCGCGCCCACGAACCCCTCGCCGATCGGGATGCGCATCCCCTCCACGTCGCCGTGGTTGATCGCCTTGCGCACCGTGAGGTGCCCGGGATCGCCGTTCGGCGTGAGGACCGCGACCGAGTGCAGCCCGAGCGCCTTCTGCGCGAGCTTCAGGATGGACTCGAGCACGTGCTCCGGCTCCTCGAGGGTGTTGAGCGAGCAGGCGGCCCTGTGGATCAGGGTCAGCCGGCGCGCCTTGTCCTCGAGCGCGTGGATCATGCTGGCCTTCTTGAACGCCGTCGCGACCTGGGACCCGAAGATGCGGAACAGGTCGAGATCTCCCTCGTTGAACGCGTAGGGCTCCATCGCCTCGGCGTCCAGGATTCCGATGGTCTCGCCGTCGAGCACGAGCGGGACGGCCATCTCGCACCGCGCGCCCGGCGTGCCGTCGACGTACCCAGGCTGCGCGGCGATGTCGGGGATGACCCCGGCCTTGCCGGTCACGAACATCGTGCCGCAGAAGCCAGAGCCTATCGGGAGGCGCAGCCCCTCCACGTCGCCGTGATCGAGCGCCTTGCGCACGACGAGCGACTCTCCCGCGCGGTCCGGGATGACGATCGCCACCGCCTGGATGCCGAGCGCCTTCTGCGCGAGCTTCAGGATCGACTCGAGCATCTCCTCCGGGTCGTCGATGGCGTTGACGGAGCATGCGGCGCGGTGGATCAGCGTGAGGCGGCGGCTGCGCTCCGCGAGCTCGGTCCGTTGCCCCGCGGCGCGGACGGCCGACGCGACCTGGGACGCGAGCATCCCGAGGATCTCGGCGTCGGCCTGGGTCAGGATCTCGTCGCCGGCGGTCTCGGCGTTGAGCACGCCGATGACCTCGTCTTCGACGCGGAGCGGCACCGCGACGTTCGACCGCGCGTCCTTGAGCCCGGTCACGTAGCGGGGATCGGTGCGCACGTCGGACACGAGGACGGTGCTGCCCGTGCCGTACGCCTCGCCGCAGAGGGATCCCTCGATCGGGATCTGCCGGCCCGCCGTCTCCTCGCCGTAGCCGACGCAGCCCGCGACGCGCAGGTGCATCCCGGAGGGGGCGGGGAGCAGCACCGCGATCTGCTGGAAGCCGAGCGCCTGCTGGGCCAGCTGGAGGATCTCGGCGAGGAGGGTGTCGAGGTCGAGGATCGACGTGAGCTTCTCCGAGGTCCGCGCGAGGAGCTTCAGGCGGCCCGCCAGGCGGTCCGTCTCCCGCGTCGACGTCTCGAGGGCGTCGCGCACGCGCGCGTTGCCGATGGCTGTCGCCGTCTGGTCCGCGAAGATCGACGCGTGGAGGAGATCCGTCTCGCCGAACCTCGCGACGTCGCGGTGCTCGGCGTTGAGCACGCCTATCACCTCGTCGCGGAACACGAGCGGCACCGCCATCTCCGAGCGGCAGCCGGACAGCCCCGCCACGTAGTCGGGGATCGTCTGCACGTCGTCGATGACGACCGGCTTCCTCTCCTCCGCGACGCGCCCTGTGACCCCTGTGCCGCGGCGCACGGAGAGGCCGATCACGTCGCGGTCGTAGCCGCGGGCCGCGACCACGACGACGTTCTCCTTCTTCTCGTCCCAGAGCTGGACGGCGACCGTGTCGAGGTGGAGCGCCTCGTGCACCGACTCGACGACCCGATCGAGCAGCCGCTCGAGGTTCGTCTCCTGGGCGAGCCCCTGGCCGATGCGGGCGATCGACACGAGCCGGCGCGCCCGCTCCTCGAGATCCGCCATGAGCCGCAGGTTGCGGATGGCGGTCACGACCTGCTCGGCGAACGTCGAGAACATCGCCTGATCCGCGGTCGAGAACCTGTGCTCGCGGCTCTCCATGTCGAGCACGCCGATCGTCTCGCCCCCGGTCCGCAGCGGCACCGCGATCTCGGAGACGGCGTCCGTGACGCCGCGGATGTACCGCGGGTCGTTCACCGTCTCGGTGACGAGCTGGGGCTCGCCGGTCTGGAGCGCGTACCCGGTCACGCCCTCGCCGGGCGCGACCCTGAAGCTGCGCACGACGTCGGGATCGTAGCCGCGGGAGGCGGCGACGGTCAGCGAGCCGTCCCGGGGATCCTGGAGCAGGATCGCCGCGGTCTGGTTCTGGAAGATGGACTCGATGAGATCGAACACGCGTTCGTAGAGGGCGCTCGGGACCTGCACTTCGCCGAGCTGCTTTCCGGCGTCCGCGAGCTTGGTGAGCTGTTCCAGGAGGTGAATCATGCGGAGCACAATACCATCTCCGGAATCGGTCGCCTAGCCGTCGGCGAGACCGTCGGCGAGGCCGGCGAGCCTCGCCGCCGCGGTCCTGAAGCCCTCGACCATCCGCGCGATCACCATGGCCGCAGTCGGGAGATCCTCGATTCGGAAGGCCGCCTGCCCGATCTCGAGCTCGCCCTCGTCGAGCTCGCCCTCGAAGATCCCCCTGCGCGCGCGGCCCTCGCCGCGGATCGAGAGGAGCTCCTCTGGGCTCGCCCCGCTCGCCTCGGCCTCGAGGGCGCGGCGGACATAGGCGTTCGCGAGCGCCCGCGTCGGCATGGCGCGGCGGAGGCAGAGCGCGGCGTCCGTCTCGCCTGCCGCGATCACCGCCGACTTGTACGCCGCCGAGGCCGACGACTCGACGGTGACCGCGAAGCGGGACCCCACCTGGACCCCCTCCGCGCCGAGCGCGAGCGCCGCGGCCAGGCCCGCGCCGTCCGCGATCCCGCCGGCCGCGATCGTCGGGATGCGCACCGCCGCGGCGACGGACGGCCAGAGCACCGTGCTCGCCACCTCCTCGAACCCGTTGTGGCCCCCGGCCTCGGTCCCCTCGGCCACGACCGCGTCGCAGCCCGCGTCCTCGGCCTTGCGCGCGAGCGCCGCGGACGGCACGACGTGTACGACGGTCGCGCCCGCCGCCTTCAGGGCGGGGGTGAGCCGCTTCGGGCTTCCCGCGGACGTGAAGAAGATGCGGACGCCCGCCGAGAGGGCGGCTTCGACGTGCCGCTCGGCGCGCCGGCCGTTGACCGGCACGTTCACGCCGACGGGGAAGGCGGTGGCGGCGCGCGCCTTGGCGAGGTGCTCCACGAGGAGATCGGGGGACATGGAACCCGCGCCGATCAAGCCGAGGCCGCCCGCTTCGGAGACCGCCGCCGCGAGGCGCCAGCCGGCGGCCCAGATCATCCCGCCCTGGACGATCGGGTAGCGCACGCCGAGGAGCGCGGTCACCCGTGTGCGGATCGCGTCCACCGCGCGCCCCTCGCGGCCTAGGCGCCGTCGAGACCGGCGCGCTCCTTGGCCGAGAGCCACGCGCCCGGATCCTCGAGGTAGGAGATCGAGTCGCGCACGGAGAGGAGGTGCTCCCGCTCGATCCCGGCGAGGATCCCGAAGAACGAGGCCTCCCGCGGGTTCGCGCACGCGGCGGACAGATCCTGGTACAGCGCGGAGCCCGCCGCCTCGAACGACTCGGCCCTCCGGAGCGCGGACATGTCGTCGGCGTCGTGCGCCGCGACCTCCGCAGTGTCACGCGCGACGGCGGAGAGCCGCTGCCGCACGTCCGTCCCCGCGACCTCGAGCGGGACGCTCTCGGGCCAGGAGCCGTCGCTCTTCAGCTTCTGGTACAGCACGGCGAGCCGCCGCTTGTGCTCGTCCTCGTCCGCCGCGAGCGCCTCGAAGAGGACCCGCGCGACGACGTTGCGCGTGCGCCGGGCCTGCTCGAGGTAGAAGTGCTTCTCGGCCTGCTCGTTCTTCATCGCGAGCTCGATCGACGACATCCTGTCCATGAATGACCTCCTCTGTGCCCGTGCGCGGCGCACGATCGTGATTGAGCCGCCTGTCGTCTTTCGCCTTGCCGCAGGACCCCGCGCTCCCTCGTCAGCGGTCCAGCTTCGCCTCGATGCGCGCCATGATCTCGACCAGCGTGTCCAGCTTGGCCGCGATCGCGTCGATGCGCGTCTCCAGGAGCACGGAGGGATCCTTCTCGATCTCCGACACGACGGACTGGAGCTCCATGCTGAGGCGTTCCGGCGGGTCGGACTTGGTGCGCGTGTCCCCGTAGTACTTCCGCAGCGACTTGCGCAGCCGGAACTCGGGCGCGATGAGCGGCATCACCGTGAGGCCGGTCAGCCGCTCCACGGCGTCGAGCGCCTTCTGGTCGAACGGATCGGCCATGGCGAGGTAGAGGAGCTCGCCGGACCTTCGGATCGGGACGACGGAGTGCTCGATCGCCGCGTGGCGCGGCACGAGATCGAGGATCTCCTGCGGGACGAACAGGCCGTGGATGTTGACGCACGGCAGGTTCGTCTGCTTGGAGAGGAACGCGGCGAGCACGGCCTCGTCGATGAACCCGAGGTGCACGAGCGCGCTCCCGAGCCGCTCGCCCGTCGAGGACTGCTCCTGCAGCGCCACGCGCAGCTGGATCCCGTCAATCAGGTTCGCGTCGAGAAGCAGATCTCCCAGGCGCTTCGCAGGCTCGGCCATCGGTCGTGACCTCCGTTTGCAGCGACGACAGGTCAACACAATAGCACAAGAACGGACCGGGTGTACCAGGTGCCCGACTCGATGTTATTGTCGCTGCCGAAACGAGGGTATGAAGAAGGAGGCGGGGCGATGAGGAATCCGAGGATCGCGCTGACGTTGGCCGCGGCGGCCTGCGTGCTCGGGGCGCTCGTTTGGGCGTGCTCCGGAGGCGAGGACAAGGCCGCGGATGAGGCCGCGAAGGCGGCGGCCGCGAAGGAGCCGGACGCGGCGACCGCGAAGGAGGAGGAGCGAGCGATGAAACCCGAGGTCCCGAAATCGGACATCTCCGGGGAGCTGTTCGAGCCCCCGATCCCCAAGGCCCCCGCCGAGGTGGGCGCGTACTGCGAGAAGTGGCTCGACGCGGCCGTGTCGGCGCGCGACGAGGTCGTCGGCGTCGAGGGGGCGCGGACCGTCGACAACACCCTGATGAAGATGAACGACATCTTCATAGACGTCGAGCACGTGCTGCCGTTCTCGGAGCTCATGGCCAACGTGCACCCGGACGAGAAGGTGCGCACCGCAGAGGAGAAGTGCCAGCAGGAGGCGATGAAGCTCGTCACCGAGATCGGCCTCGATCGCCGGCTCTTCGACGCCCTCCACGCGATGGACACCGGCGGCGCGGATCCGCTGGCGCTCCGCTCCCGCGACCACCTGCTGCGCGACTACCGGCGCTCCGGCGTCGACAAGGACGACCCGACCCGCGCGAAGCTCAAGGCGATCAAGGAGGAGATGGTCAAGGTGGGGCAGGAGTTCTCGCGGCGCGTCCGCGAGGACAAGAAGACCGTGCGGTTCGCGCCCGAGGCGCTCGCGGGGCTGCCCGCGGACTTCCTGAAGGCCCGCGCGCCGGGCAAGGACGGGAAGGTCGCGATCACGACCGAGTACCCGGACTACTTCCCGATCCTGTCGTACGCGGACCAGGAGGCGGTGCGCAAGGAGCTCTACCTCGCCTTCATGACCCGCGCCTACCCGGCGAACGAGAAGATCCTGAAGAAGCTGCTCGGCCTGCGCGCGGAGTACGCGGCGATCCTCGGCTACCCGAGCTGGGCCGAGTACGCGGCCGAGGACAAGATGGTCAAGGACGAGAAGACGATCGCCGAGTTCATCGACCGGGTCGCGGCGATCGCGCGGCCGCGAGTGGAGCGCGATCTCGGCGACATGCTCGCGCGCAAGAAGAAGGACGTGGCGGACGCGGACGCGATCCACGAGTGGGACCGCCTCTACTACACCAAGAAGATCCAGACCGAGCGGTTCGGCGTGGACTCCCAGGAGGTCCGCAAGTACTTCGACTTCGCGAAGGTCCAGGCCGGCGTCCTCGCGGTCGCCGAGGAGCTTTTCGGCGTGCGGTTCGTGAAGGCGGCGGACGCGGCGACGTGGCACGAGGCCGTCGAGGCGTACGACGTCATGAAGGGCGACAAGCGCGTCGGCCGCTTCTACCTGGACATGCACCCGCGCGACGGCAAGTACGGCCACGCCGCGATGTTCCAGATCGTGTCCGGCATCTCCGGGACGCAGCTGCCGACCGCGTCGCTCGTCTGCAACTTCCCGAAGCCGTCCGCGGACGGCCCGGCGCTCATGGAGTACGGCGACGTGACGACGTTCTTCCACGAGTTCGGGCACCTCATGCACCACATCCTCGGCTCCGGCTACAGGTACGCGAACCTCACCGGCCTGAGCTGCGAGTGGGACTTCGTCGAGGCGCCGTCGCAGATCTTCGAGGAGTGGGCGCGCGATCCCTTGGTGCTCGCCCGCTTCACGGCGCACAGCGAGACCGGGGCCCCGATCCCGAAGGAGCTCGTGGAGCAGATGCGCGCGTCGGACGAGTTCGGGAAGGGCGTGAACGTGATGCGGCAGCTGTTCCTCGCCTCGCTGTCGCTCGCGTACCACAACGCGGATCCGGCGAAGCTCGATCTCCTCGAGCTGCTCAAGACCGTCCAGTCGAAGTACAGCCCGTACCCGTACGAGGAGGGCTCCTTCCTGTTCGCGAACTTCACGCACCTCGAGGGGTACGGCTCGATGTACTACACGTACATGTGGTCGCTGAAGCTCTCGAAGGATCTGTTCACGCGGTTCGCCGAGAAGGGGCTGATGGATCCGGGCGTCGCGGCCGACTACGAGAAGTACGTCATCGGGGCGGGCGGCGCGGTGGACGCGGAGCGGATGGTCGAGAACTTCCTCGGCCGGCCGGCCTCGTTCGACGCCTTCGAGAAGTACCTGAAGGAGTAGGGGCGGGGCGCGCCCCGCCCGCCGCGACGACGCGACATGCGATTCCAAGTCCCCATACGGCTGCGCGCGCTCTTCTTCCGCAACTTCGTCGCCGCGGCCGCCGTGCTCCTGCCGTTCAAGGTCGCGCTCGTGCTGAACAACGTCTTCGGCACCGAGGGGTTCGCGCCGGGACCCTCGCTCGCCGCGAAGTCGCTCCTGTTCTACGGCGGCGATCTCCTCGGCGCGGCGCTCGTGGCGGCGCTCGCGGCAGCCGTCTCGTGGCCCCTCGTCGCGCTCGGCAGGGCGCGGTTCGGCCACGCGGCCGCGATCGCGGCGCAGCTGCTCCACGGCGCGCTCGTCGCGGTGAGCTTCTTCACGACGCTGTACATAGGCGGCCCGCTCAACCGCGAGGTGATCGAGCTCTCGTCTCTCGCTAGCGACGCCAACGCCGAGGCAGGGGCGGGCGGGGCGCTGTGGTCGTCCATCGCGCACTACCTCGGGCCGCTCCAGATGGGCGCGGTGCTCGCGGGCTTGGCGCTCCCGCTCGCCGCGTACCTCCTCCAGCCGCGGATCGCCGCGCGGATCGGCCGGCGCGCGAAGCGGGGGCTGCTCGCCGCCGCCGCGATCGAGGCCGCGCTCACGGCGCTGCTCCTCCCGTGGCTCATCAACGGCCACGTCCTGGGCATCCGGCTGCACACGTACGGCCTCGAGCGATCGCCGGGCCTCGTGCTCGCCGGGTCGTACGTCAAGCCGCTCTTCGCGGGCCTCGGGCGCGAAGGCGCGGCGCCCGCGGATCCGTTCACCTTCGACTTCGGGGCGGTCGAGCTCGCGGGCTACCCGGCCGGGCCCAACCCGCTGCGCGGCGCGACCCCGAAACGGACGAACGTCATCCTCATCGCCCTGGAGTCCGTCGGCGCGGCCCACTCGGACTCGGACCCCGGCGTCATGCCGTTCGTCCGGGGCGCGGGCTCGCGGCCCGGGAGCGTGTACCTCGCGCGCCACCACACGGTGTGGCCGCAGACGATGAAGGCGTTCTTCTCGGTGTTCTGCTCCGAGCTGCCGTACCCGTACTACCAGTCGATCACCGCGGTGAACCCGTCGATCCCGTGCGTCAGCCTGTCGGAGGCGCTCCACGCCGAGGGCTACGCGACGGCGCTCATCACGAGCGCCGACTTCTCCTACGACCGGAAGATGCGCTTCTTCCGGCACCGCGCGTTCGATCACGCCGTGGACATGAAGACCCTGCCGGAGCGGGAAGGGGCGTGGGGCGACTCGTGGGGCGTCGAGGAGACGGTCGCGGTGCGGCACATCCTCGACTGGGCCGCAGAGGAGCGGGACGCGCCGTTCTTCGTCTTCTACGAGATGTTCACGGCGCACCACCCGTACAACGCGTGCGCCGAGCACGAGCGGGCCCCGCTCGCCGAGCACCCGGCGTACCTCCGCGCGCTGCGCTACATCGACGATCGGGTGCGCGAGATCGCCGAGGGGCTCGACCGGCTCGGGCTGGCGGACGAGACCCTGCTCGTCGCGTTCGGCGACCACGGGGAGGGGTTCGCGCGGCACCCGGGCGGCAAGAGCCACGGCCCGAAGGTCTGGGACGAGATCGTCCGCGTGCCGGCGATGCTCGAGGGGCCGCAGCTCGAGGGCGTGTCGGGGGAGATCGCGCTGCCCACGTCGCACGTCGATCTCGCGCCGACGATCCTGGGCTTGCTCGGGATCGACGCGCCGTGCACGATGAAGGGGCGCAACCTCGTGGCCTCGGACGAGCCGCGCGTCGTGCTGTTCGGCGGCAGGCCGCCGGGCGCGCAGCGGGGCCTCGTGGACGGCCGGTGGAAGTACATCGAGGAGGAGGACGGGCCGCAGATGCTGTTCGACCTTGCGACCGACGCCGCCGAGCGGGTCAACCGCATCTCCGGGAGGGAGGCGCAGGCGGCTGCGTACCGCGCGCGGCTCGACGCGTGGCGCGCGTTCTCGGAGAACCTGATCGAGAACTACGCCAGCGTGCTCGGCGAGAGCGGCTGCCGGCCGAGGGAGCCGGCGCGGGCGACGAGCGGGGGGGCGCGGTGAGGCGCGCGGCCGCGGCGTTCGCTTTCGGCGCGTTCGTCTCGGCGTGCGCCGGCGGGGACGAGCTGCCGTCGTTCGAGGTCACGAGCCTCGCGTTCGGCGACGGCGAGACGATCCCGGCGAAGCACACCTGCCAGGCGGAGGACCGCTCGCCGCCGCTGCGGTTCGAGGGCGCGCCCGAGGAGACGGCGTCCTACGCGATCGTCATGATCCAGGCGGACGAGGGCGCGGACGCGGTCGCGCGGTGGCTCCTCTGGGGGGTCGCGGCGGAGGCGGCCGGGATTGCCGGGGGCGTCGCGCTCGGCGAGGAGCCGGCCGCGGGCCTGTCGCAGGGGACGAACGACCTCGGCGTCGTCGGCTACTCGGGGCCGTGCCCGGCGGAGGTGGAGGAGGGGGAGCCCGAGGACACGGCGACCCACCGCTACGTCTTCCGGGCGTACGCGCTCTCTCAGCCGCCCGCCGTGGATCCGGGCGCGCTAGCGGGCCAGCTGCTCGCCGCGATCGACGACCTCGTGATCGCGACGGGCTCCCTCGAGGGGGTCTGGGCCGCGGAGTAGGGGGGGCGCCGCGCCTCGAGGGCGCACGGAGCTTGCATTCCAACGCTCAAGTGACTAGGAAGAACCTTCATGAGGGCGCCCGAGAACAATCGCGTCGTGGTGGTCGGCACCGAGGTGTCGACGTCGCTCGGCCACGGGCTCGAGAAGACGTGGCGGCGCGCGGTGAACGGCGAGTCCGGGATCCGCTGGCTGACGCGGTTCGACGCGGGCGACTACCCGGCCAAGGCGGTCGGCGAGATCCCGGACTACGATCCGCTCGCCTACGAGTTCCTCTCCGAGCGCGACGTCTACTTCTGGGACGCGAAGTTCATCCCTTTGACGATGGCGCTCTGCCACGACGTCGCAAAGAAGACCGGGCTCGTGATCGACGCCTCGAACGCGCACCGGGTGGGCGCGCTCATCGGCTCCGCGATCAACGGCAACGACTCCTACGAGCAGAACCTCGAGGGGATTCGCGAGGGCGGGGCGCTCAAGGTCTCGCCGTTCTGCCTGCCGAACATCTGCGCCAACATGCCCGCGGGCAAGGCGTCGATCCTGCTCGGGTTCACGGGGCCCGTGATGGCGCCGGCGACCGCGTGCGCGACGGCGAACCACTGCATCGCCGAGGCGGCCGAGATCATCCAGCGCGGCGACGCGGACGTCATGTTCGCGGGCGGCGCCGAGATGCCGCTCCTGCCGGCGATCCTCTACGGCTTCGGCAACATGCGGGCGCTCCTGATGTCCGAGAAGGGCGATCGCTCGCTCGAGAACCCGGCCGCCGCGAGCCGCCCGTACAGCGGGGATCGGCGCGGCTTCGTGCTCGCGGAGGGCGCCGGGATCGTCCTGCTCGCGTCGCTCGCCTACGCCGAGCGGAGGGGGCTCCCGATCCTCGCCGAGGTGATCGGCCAGCACATGAACTCGGACGCGTACCACTACACGAATCCCAAGGTGGAGACGATCACCGCCTGCGTGCGCGGCGCGATCGAGGACGCCGGGGTCGCGGTCGACGAGGTCGGCTACATCAACGGCCACGGCACCTCGACGAAGGTCGGCGACAAGACGGAGATCGCGTGCCTGCGCACCGTGTTCGGCGACGCGCTGCGGAAGATCCCGATCTCCTCGAACAAGTCGCAGTTCGGCCACTCGCTCGCGGCGTCCGCGGCGCTCGAGGCCGCGATGACCGTGCGCGGGCTCGTCGAAGGGATCATCCTGCCGACGCTCAACCTCCGCGTGGACCCCGACTTCGCGGACCTCGACCTCGTCCCGGAGACCGCGCGCCGCGCGCCGCACGACATCGCGATCTCGACCTCCTTCGGCTTCGGCGGCCCGAACTGCTGCGTCGTGTTCAAG
This genomic stretch from Pseudomonadota bacterium harbors:
- a CDS encoding DUF2238 domain-containing protein, with product MKLSPFAIALIAALLAVAAWSLVSPLPLQTWFLEVAPAILGGAAIAVAHFRFGFAFTRLVCVLLAAHAVILMVGGKYTYAANPLFEWIKEALGLARNHYDRLGHFAQGFIPALVVREILLRASPLKPGKWLFFIVVSICLAVSAFYELVEWWVAVGTGGDAQTAIDFLGSQGDVWDAQWDMCMCLVGAIAAQLLLGRLHDKAITRRLGERR
- a CDS encoding DUF3782 domain-containing protein yields the protein MESAVSFEDIKQLFKETDKRINDLGRQIGGLGNRLGEFVEGVVRPGLVRLFRDRGVDVRETHRDLEAERNGKKAQVDLLVVNDSDVVVVEVKSKLSQRDVEEHLERLSIFKELFPRYADARVLGAMAAMVIPEKQAEFAANAGLFVIGQAGDDAVFLNSAGFEPRAW
- a CDS encoding GAF domain-containing protein → MIHLLEQLTKLADAGKQLGEVQVPSALYERVFDLIESIFQNQTAAILLQDPRDGSLTVAASRGYDPDVVRSFRVAPGEGVTGYALQTGEPQLVTETVNDPRYIRGVTDAVSEIAVPLRTGGETIGVLDMESREHRFSTADQAMFSTFAEQVVTAIRNLRLMADLEERARRLVSIARIGQGLAQETNLERLLDRVVESVHEALHLDTVAVQLWDEKKENVVVVAARGYDRDVIGLSVRRGTGVTGRVAEERKPVVIDDVQTIPDYVAGLSGCRSEMAVPLVFRDEVIGVLNAEHRDVARFGETDLLHASIFADQTATAIGNARVRDALETSTRETDRLAGRLKLLARTSEKLTSILDLDTLLAEILQLAQQALGFQQIAVLLPAPSGMHLRVAGCVGYGEETAGRQIPIEGSLCGEAYGTGSTVLVSDVRTDPRYVTGLKDARSNVAVPLRVEDEVIGVLNAETAGDEILTQADAEILGMLASQVASAVRAAGQRTELAERSRRLTLIHRAACSVNAIDDPEEMLESILKLAQKALGIQAVAIVIPDRAGESLVVRKALDHGDVEGLRLPIGSGFCGTMFVTGKAGVIPDIAAQPGYVDGTPGARCEMAVPLVLDGETIGILDAEAMEPYAFNEGDLDLFRIFGSQVATAFKKASMIHALEDKARRLTLIHRAACSLNTLEEPEHVLESILKLAQKALGLHSVAVLTPNGDPGHLTVRKAINHGDVEGMRIPIGEGFVGAMFVTGKADIIPDIAARTDYIPGTPGARCEMAVPLVLDGETIGIIDAEAMEPNAFDEDALQLFRVFGSQAATAIKNSRLIRDLELRGLRLDALNKASRAMNTIHDPNEVIDAILRNACEALSLSQCALLLVDPAETGDLVLHAAVGYGDALGTRVPFGSGVTGRAASKGEPVLVLDTSASPDYIPVPGQDRRASEMAAPLVLFDEVIGVLDTESPRPFAFDENDLELFQSFASQAAISIHNARLIKGLEEANCQLGENVAEMKRLNNELENYAAQIAEANENLESQIQQLTALHEAGRAITASLDLDTTLHSILAMTSRIVGCTAGAIRLIDDETKELSTRAEAGRQAEGSGIRSVVDLPLTIGNRTIGIFELVREAKAVLGDDERQMLETMASQAAIAIENARLFETTQRVYYETLKSLAQALEARDDYTRGHSERVAGISRNIATELSLPASDVDTIYNAALLHDIGKIGIRDEVLLAPRKLTPEERAIIEQHPAYGNSILTPLKFLGEIKTYVRHHHERWDGTGYPDRRRAEEIPLASRIIAVADTYDAMTSSRPYRDALSPEVALAEIRRSSGSQFDPAVVQGFLKIIGAN
- a CDS encoding nitronate monooxygenase, with protein sequence MIWAAGWRLAAAVSEAGGLGLIGAGSMSPDLLVEHLAKARAATAFPVGVNVPVNGRRAERHVEAALSAGVRIFFTSAGSPKRLTPALKAAGATVVHVVPSAALARKAEDAGCDAVVAEGTEAGGHNGFEEVASTVLWPSVAAAVRIPTIAAGGIADGAGLAAALALGAEGVQVGSRFAVTVESSASAAYKSAVIAAGETDAALCLRRAMPTRALANAYVRRALEAEASGASPEELLSIRGEGRARRGIFEGELDEGELEIGQAAFRIEDLPTAAMVIARMVEGFRTAAARLAGLADGLADG
- a CDS encoding ferritin family protein, with the protein product MDRMSSIELAMKNEQAEKHFYLEQARRTRNVVARVLFEALAADEDEHKRRLAVLYQKLKSDGSWPESVPLEVAGTDVRQRLSAVARDTAEVAAHDADDMSALRRAESFEAAGSALYQDLSAACANPREASFFGILAGIEREHLLSVRDSISYLEDPGAWLSAKERAGLDGA